In one Saimiri boliviensis isolate mSaiBol1 chromosome 19, mSaiBol1.pri, whole genome shotgun sequence genomic region, the following are encoded:
- the BGLAP gene encoding osteocalcin, translating to MRALMLLPVVALAALCIAGQAGAKPSGAESSKGAAFVSKQEGSEVVKRPRRYLYQWLGVPAPYPDPLEPRREVCELNPDCDELADHIGFQEAYRRFYGPV from the exons ATGAGAGCCCTCATGCTCCTTCCCGTGGTGGCCCTGGCTGCACTTTGCATTGCTGGCCAGGCAG GTGCGAAGCCCAGCGGAGCAGAGTCCAGCAAAGGTGCAG CTTTTGTGTCCAAGCAGGAGGGCAGCGAGGTGGTGAAGAGACCCAGGCGCTACCTGTATCAGTGGCTGGG AGTCCCAGCCCCTTACCCGGAtcccctggagcccaggagggaggTGTGTGAGCTCAACCCGGACTGTGATGAGCTGGCTGACCACATCGGCTTCCAGGAGGCCTATCGGCGCTTCTACGGCCCGGTCTAG